One stretch of Planococcus sp. PAMC 21323 DNA includes these proteins:
- the mbcS gene encoding acyl-CoA synthetase MbcS, which yields MNRQDLLAPESYNLVEEIERFATGDEKLAILWENDKGEKHQLTYDELIKRANRAANSFEKAGLVKGDVVLVMVPRLIEAYVAYIGALKAGLVVIPSSEMLRAKDIAYRLNHSDAKAVIAYEPFMDQFEGVKEMDNVVKFVIGKSDQSWISLLDEMAVASEEYQAADTKKDDMAFLSYTSGTTGNPKGAVHSHGWAYAHLRTSAEHWLGAKEGDIVWATASPGWQKWIWSPFLATLGSGATGFVYNGKFDPSVYLELLETRKINVLCCTPTEYRLMAKQKDLAKYDLSALHSAVSAGEPLNAEVINVFKEHFSLEVRDGYGQTENTLLVGVMKGMESRLGSMGKPTPGNRVEIIDEFGRPCAVKEVGDIAVHVETPALFKEYFKDPERTRMQFRGDYYVTGDKASKDEDGYFWFEGRGDDIIISSGYTIGPFEVEDALIKHPAVQECAVIGAPDEVRGTIVKAFIVLVEGQVASDDLVKDLQNHVKTLTAPYKYPRAIDFRTELPKTASGKIRRVELRHQESEKK from the coding sequence TTGAATAGACAAGATTTGTTAGCCCCAGAATCATATAATTTGGTCGAAGAAATTGAGCGATTTGCAACAGGAGATGAAAAACTCGCGATTCTCTGGGAAAACGACAAAGGCGAGAAACACCAACTTACATACGACGAATTAATTAAACGAGCAAACCGTGCAGCGAATAGCTTTGAAAAAGCTGGTTTAGTTAAAGGGGATGTTGTGCTTGTTATGGTGCCGCGTCTCATTGAAGCATATGTTGCCTACATAGGCGCGTTAAAAGCCGGCTTAGTCGTTATTCCTAGTTCTGAAATGTTGCGTGCTAAAGATATTGCGTACCGATTAAATCATAGTGATGCAAAAGCAGTTATTGCATACGAGCCTTTTATGGATCAATTTGAAGGCGTTAAAGAAATGGACAATGTGGTCAAGTTTGTTATCGGTAAGTCAGATCAATCTTGGATATCACTTTTAGATGAAATGGCAGTCGCTTCCGAGGAATATCAAGCAGCCGATACTAAAAAAGACGATATGGCGTTTTTATCTTATACATCAGGAACGACTGGTAATCCTAAAGGGGCTGTTCACAGTCATGGCTGGGCTTATGCGCATCTTCGTACATCAGCTGAGCACTGGCTTGGAGCAAAAGAAGGAGACATCGTTTGGGCGACAGCAAGTCCAGGCTGGCAAAAATGGATTTGGAGTCCTTTCTTGGCGACGTTAGGGAGTGGAGCTACCGGATTTGTTTATAACGGAAAATTTGATCCATCAGTGTATTTAGAACTTTTGGAAACGCGTAAAATTAATGTGCTTTGCTGTACGCCAACAGAATACCGATTGATGGCCAAGCAAAAAGATTTAGCGAAATACGATTTGTCTGCATTGCATAGTGCAGTGTCAGCAGGTGAGCCGTTAAATGCCGAAGTAATCAATGTCTTCAAAGAGCATTTTTCATTAGAAGTAAGAGATGGTTACGGACAAACAGAGAATACCTTACTTGTTGGCGTTATGAAAGGCATGGAATCTCGCTTAGGCTCGATGGGCAAACCAACTCCAGGTAATCGTGTAGAAATTATCGATGAGTTTGGTAGACCATGTGCTGTTAAAGAAGTTGGAGATATAGCGGTTCACGTCGAAACACCTGCATTGTTTAAAGAATATTTTAAAGACCCTGAACGCACTCGTATGCAGTTCCGTGGAGACTATTATGTGACTGGTGACAAAGCGTCTAAAGATGAGGACGGATATTTCTGGTTTGAAGGTCGCGGAGACGACATTATCATTTCATCGGGCTATACGATCGGACCATTTGAAGTTGAAGATGCGTTAATCAAGCATCCAGCTGTTCAAGAATGTGCAGTTATCGGGGCCCCAGATGAAGTGCGAGGTACAATCGTTAAAGCTTTTATTGTTTTAGTAGAAGGTCAAGTTGCTTCAGATGACTTAGTAAAAGACTTGCAAAATCACGTGAAAACACTGACAGCACCCTATAAATATCCACGTGCGATAGATTTCCGAACAGAATTGCCAAAAACAGCATCAGGAAAAATTCGACGCGTCGAATTACGCCATCAAGAAAGTGAGAAAAAATAG
- the rarD gene encoding EamA family transporter RarD, with translation MTESKRGVLVIIFTYTLWGFMPIFWKQIGHVPADEILAARIIWSFIMTLGFIVLINGGHQLWLDLKSLWASKKKFFLLMLASFLISANWFFYVYAVSHDRIVETSLGYYINPLISMLLGAIFLKEKLSPAVKIAFLLAATGVLILTFSFGSLPWLALGMAFSFAFYGLIKKTIRLDALRGLAIETLFVFPFAIAYYLYLLSIDRVSFLATGLSTDVLLIASGLVTAFPLLLFAIGAPLIPMYMIGFLQYIAPSLMLLIGVFIYGEAFDIIKIISFSLIWSALILFTSSKFLEARGIRRANRKVSL, from the coding sequence ATGACAGAATCAAAAAGAGGCGTTTTGGTCATTATTTTCACCTATACCTTATGGGGATTTATGCCGATTTTTTGGAAGCAAATCGGACACGTCCCTGCAGATGAAATATTAGCCGCAAGAATCATATGGTCTTTTATTATGACTCTTGGATTTATTGTTTTAATTAATGGTGGTCACCAATTATGGCTAGATTTGAAAAGTTTATGGGCATCGAAAAAGAAGTTTTTCTTATTGATGCTTGCTTCATTTTTAATTTCTGCCAATTGGTTTTTCTATGTTTATGCTGTTTCTCATGATCGAATTGTGGAAACGAGTCTTGGTTATTACATCAACCCATTAATATCAATGTTACTAGGTGCCATCTTTTTAAAAGAAAAATTATCACCAGCGGTAAAAATTGCATTTTTATTAGCTGCAACAGGTGTGTTGATTTTGACGTTCTCTTTTGGTTCGTTGCCTTGGCTCGCTCTTGGTATGGCTTTTAGTTTTGCTTTTTATGGATTGATCAAGAAAACAATTCGACTAGATGCGCTGCGCGGATTAGCGATTGAGACTTTATTTGTTTTTCCATTCGCGATTGCGTACTACCTTTATTTATTATCTATTGACCGCGTTTCGTTTTTAGCAACAGGATTGTCGACAGATGTTTTATTGATAGCTAGTGGATTGGTTACAGCATTTCCCTTATTATTGTTTGCTATCGGAGCCCCATTAATTCCGATGTATATGATTGGATTCCTTCAATATATTGCTCCGTCGCTAATGCTTTTGATCGGCGTATTCATTTACGGTGAAGCATTTGATATCATCAAAATTATTTCGTTTTCGTTAATTTGGAGTGCGTTAATTTTGTTTACATCATCTAAGTTTTTGGAAGCAAGGGGTATCCGGCGAGCTAACCGAAAAGTATCGCTTTAG
- the sppA gene encoding signal peptide peptidase SppA — MNTKRWIALVVAAAVLGISLVINSAFAFLQYGFSESVDDLMGSTQTGLSEIVMEDGDFNNRVAVLNVDGVIQDTGAAASFFGTAGYNHSFFMEQLESIKEDASVKAVVLAVNSPGGGVVESAEIYDKIREIQEETEKPFYVSMGAIAASGGYYIAAPAEKIFVNEETLTGSIGVIMQSVNYGELAERYGVDFVTIKSGPYKDIMSPTRDMTEDERALLQEMLDDSYESFVDVIEEGRGMTEKEVKAVADGRIMNGRQAVEVNLADGFGFEEDVIEQVKTDFDLNNAQVFQYGTSQGWGSLLSMKVNSFFGNDLETQMISKLLTEYSSPRMMYLYGDK, encoded by the coding sequence ATGAATACAAAACGATGGATTGCTTTAGTAGTAGCTGCAGCCGTATTGGGAATCTCGTTAGTCATTAACTCAGCTTTTGCATTTCTTCAATATGGATTTAGCGAAAGTGTCGATGATTTGATGGGAAGTACGCAGACGGGTTTGTCGGAAATCGTGATGGAAGATGGCGATTTTAATAACCGCGTTGCTGTTTTAAATGTAGATGGCGTTATTCAAGATACAGGAGCCGCAGCTTCGTTTTTTGGAACAGCTGGCTATAATCACTCTTTCTTTATGGAACAATTAGAAAGCATTAAAGAAGATGCATCTGTTAAAGCAGTCGTATTAGCAGTAAATTCTCCAGGCGGTGGTGTAGTGGAGTCTGCTGAGATTTACGACAAAATCAGAGAAATTCAAGAAGAAACTGAAAAGCCATTTTACGTGTCAATGGGCGCAATTGCAGCTTCTGGAGGTTACTATATTGCTGCGCCAGCAGAAAAGATTTTTGTTAATGAAGAAACGTTAACAGGCTCAATTGGTGTTATTATGCAAAGTGTCAATTACGGCGAACTGGCAGAACGTTACGGAGTGGATTTTGTGACGATCAAGTCTGGTCCATATAAAGATATTATGAGCCCGACACGTGATATGACAGAAGATGAACGCGCATTGCTTCAAGAAATGCTAGATGATTCGTATGAATCTTTCGTAGACGTTATTGAAGAAGGTCGTGGCATGACTGAAAAAGAAGTTAAAGCTGTTGCAGATGGTCGCATTATGAACGGTCGTCAAGCGGTAGAAGTGAATTTAGCAGATGGTTTTGGCTTTGAAGAAGACGTAATAGAACAAGTGAAAACCGATTTTGATTTAAACAATGCACAAGTATTCCAATATGGAACTTCACAAGGCTGGGGTTCATTACTATCAATGAAAGTGAATTCTTTCTTTGGGAACGATCTTGAAACACAAATGATTTCGAAATTACTTACAGAATACAGTTCTCCTCGTATGATGTATTTATACGGTGACAAATAA